The proteins below are encoded in one region of Pleuronectes platessa chromosome 14, fPlePla1.1, whole genome shotgun sequence:
- the LOC128455523 gene encoding olfactory receptor 6N1-like produces MDNVSVITIFYLSGLSESMNNRYILFFLSLLCYCLILLANITLIVTIMLDKNLHEPMYILLCAFCMNGLYGTTGFFPKFLWDLLFPAHVISYSGCLLQVQVLYSFGGSDVSILAVMAYDRYVAICRPLQYHSIMSKQRLIKLVCYCWFTPFCLIGVNICLTSRLKLCSPYIARLFCVNWLIVALACFPDETMVNNIVAYITLLFYVFHGVFIVWSYIYIIRTCVNSIENRAKFMQTCVPHLFSLITVLFTFLFDIMNIRFELKNLPQPFKNFIAIEFLVIPPLMNPLIYGFKLTKIRKRLVMLFFTKDLIITTLYSLLMVNPSRFSGLIQMAGSVLRVKLDPLHVVTERRKLSNLFFIMAHPQSNVLVSQMSKRPGKTKCSSGR; encoded by the exons ATGGATAATGTCTCTGTGATAACAATATTCTATCTTTCAGGTTTAAGTGAATCAATGAACAACAGGTATATTCTCTTCTTTCTCAGTTTATTGTGTTACTGTCTCATTTTGCTGGCGAATATAACTCTTATTGTGACCATCATGTTGGATAAAAACCTCCATGAACCAATGTATATTCTGCTGTGTGCATTTTGCATGAATGGACTTTATGGAACAACAGGTTTCTTCCCCAAGTTTCTGTGGGATCTGCTCTTTCCTGCACATGTCATCTCTTATTCTGGATGTCTTCTTCAGGTTCAAGTACTGTACTCGTTTGGAGGCAGTGATGTCTCCATTCTTGCAGTAATGGCCTATGACAGATATGTGGCTATATGTCGACCACTGCAGTATCACTCTATCATGTCAAAGCAAAGACTCATAAAGTTAGTGTGTTACTGCTGGTTTACACCTTTCTGCCTTATAGGTGTGAATATTTGTCTAACATCAAGACTGAAGTTATGCAGCCCGTATATTGCCAGACTGTTCTGTGTGAATTGGCTCATTGTTGCACTTGCTTGTTTCCCAGATGAAACTATGGTTAACAACATAGTTGCATATATTACATTACTCTTTTATGTATTTCATGGTGTATTTATAGTTTGGTCGTACATTTATATCATTAGAACATGTGTAAATTCTATAGAAAACAGGGCAAAGTTCATGCAAACATGTGTACCACATTTATTCTCTTTGATCACTGttcttttcacttttctttttgataTCATGAATATACGATTTGAGTTGAAAAACTTACCTCAAccctttaaaaactttattgcAATAGAATTCCTTGTCATACCTCCACTCATGAATCCTCTCATTTATGGTTTCAAATTGACCAAAATTCGGAAGAGA CTAGTGATGCTGTTTTTTACCAAGGACCTCATAATAA CGACTCTCTACAGTTTGCTGATGGTCAACCCCAGCAGATTCAGCGGACTGATTCAGATGGCGGGCTCAGTCCTGAGGGTGAAGCTGGACCCTCTGCATGTCGTCACTGAGAGGAGGAAGTTGTCAAATCTCTTCTTCATCATGGCCCACCCTCAAAGTAATGTTCTGGTGAGCCAGATGAGCAAGAGGCCCGGAAAGACTAAGTGCTCCTCGGGACGCTAA
- the LOC128456124 gene encoding olfactory receptor 1019-like, translating into MMENSSVITMFFLSGLTESKNNRYILFSLSLLCYCVIVLVNITLIVTIILDKNLHEPMYILLCAFCMNGLYGSTGFFPKFLWDLLSPVHVISYSGCLLQVQVLYSSAGSDLSILAVMAYDRYVAICRSLQYHSIMSKQRVMKLVCFSWLTPFCIIGINICLTSRLKLCSPYIARLFCVNWIIVALACFPAETMVNSIVAYITILFYVFHGVFIVWSYIYIIRTCVNSIENRAKFMQTCVPHLFSLITFIFTILFDLMNTRFDSEKLPQSLKNFVAVEFLVIPPLMNPLIYGFKLTKIRNRFLGYMTFRMK; encoded by the coding sequence ATGATGGAAAATAGTTCTGTaataacaatgttttttctttcaggtTTAACTGAATCAAAGAACAACAGGTatattctcttctctctcagtttGTTATGTTACTGTGTCATTGTGCTGGTAAATATAACTCTTATTGTGACCATCATCTTGGATAAAAACCTCCATGAACCAATGTATATTCTGCTGTGTGCTTTTTGCATGAATGGACTTTATGGATCAACAGGTTTCTTCCCCAAGTTTCTGTGGGATCTGCTCTCTCCTGTTCATGTCATCTCTTATTCTGGATGTCTTCTTCAGGTTCAAGTACTATACTCGTCTGCAGGCAGTGATCTCTCCATTCTTGCAGTAATGGCCTATGACAGATATGTGGCTATATGTCGATCACTGCAGTATCACTCTATCATGTCAAAGCAAAGAGTCATGAAGTTAGTGTGTTTCTCCTGGTTAACACCTTTCTGCATTATAGGCATAAATATTTGTCTAACATCAAGACTGAAGTTATGCAGTCCTTATATTGCCAGACTGTTCTGTGTGAATTGGATTATTGTTGCACTTGCTTGTTTCCCAGCTGAAACTATGGTTAACAGCATAGTTGCATATATTACAATACTCTTTTATGTATTTCATGGTGTATTCATAGTTTGGTCGTACATTTATATCATTAGAACATGTGTAAATTCTATAGAAAACAGGGCAAAGTTCATGCAAACATGTGTGCCACATTTATTCTCtttgattacttttattttcacgATACTTTTTGATCTTATGAATACACGATTTGATTCAGAGAAATTACCTCAATCACTTAAAAACTTTGTAGCAGTAGAATTTCTTGTCATACCTCCACTCATGAATCCTCTTATTTATGGTTTTAAGTTGACTAAAATTAGAAATAGATTTCTGGGTTATATGACTTTTAGAATGAAATGA
- the LOC128455522 gene encoding olfactory receptor 1019-like, translated as MDNVSVITIFYLSGLTESKNNRYILFSLSLLCYCVIVLANITLVVTIILDKNLHEPMYILLCAFCMNGLYGTTGFFPKFLWDLLSPVHVISYSGCLVQGLVIHSFACSDLSILAVMAYDRYVAICRPLQYHSIMSKQRLMKLVCFSWLTPFCLIGINIGLTSRLKLCSPYIARLFCVNWIIVTLACFPAETMVNNIVAYIFIIFYVFHGVFIVWSYIYLIKKCVNSIENRAKFMQTCVPHLFSLITFVFTLLFDVMNIRYGSKTLPQPFKNFVAIEFLVIPPLMNPLIYGFKLTKIRNRLREIVTLKTS; from the coding sequence ATGGATAATGTCTCTGTGATAACAATATTCTATCTTTCAGGTTTAACTGAATCAAAGAACAACAGGTatattctcttctctctcagtttGCTGTGTTACTGTGTCATTGTGCTGGCGAATATAACTCTTGTTGTGACCATCATCTTGGATAAAAACCTCCATGAACCAATGTATATTCTGCTGTGTGCATTTTGCATGAATGGACTTTATGGAACAACAGGTTTCTTCCCCAAGTTTCTGTGGGATCTGCTCTCTCCTGTTCATGTCATCTCTTATTCTGGATGTCTTGTTCAGGGTTTAGTAATTCACTCTTTTGCCTGCAGTGATCTCTCCATTCTTGCAGTAATGGCCTATGACAGATATGTGGCTATATGTCGACCACTGCAGTATCACTCTATCATGTCAAAGCAAAGACTCATGAAGTTAGTGTGTTTTTCCTGGTTAACACCTTTCTGCCTTATAGGCATAAATATTGGTCTAACATCAAGACTGAAGTTATGCAGCCCGTATATTGCCAGACTGTTCTGTGTGAATTGGATTATTGTTACACTTGCTTGTTTCCCAGCTGAAACTATGGTTAACAACATCGTtgcatatatttttataatcttTTATGTATTTCATGGTGTATTTATAGTTTGGTCGTACATATATCtcataaaaaaatgtgtaaattcTATAGAAAACAGGGCAAAGTTTATGCAAACATGTGTGCCACATTTATTCTCTTTGAtcacttttgttttcacccTTCTATTTGATGTTATGAATATACGTTATGGTTCAAAGACATTACCTCAACCCTTTAAAAACTTTGTTGCAATAGAATTTCTTGTCATACCTCCACTCATGAATCCTCTCATTTATGGTTTCAAATTGACAAAAATTCGGAACAGACTTCGCGAAATTGTTactttaaaaacaagttaa
- the LOC128456121 gene encoding olfactory receptor 11H4-like translates to MMENSSVITMFFLSGLTESKNNRYILFSLSLLCYCVIVLVNITLIVTIILDKNLHEPMYILLCAFCMNGLYGSTGFFPKFLWDLLSPVHVMSYSGCFLQALVMYSFACSDLSYLAVMAYDRYVAICRPLQYHSIMSKQRVMKLVCFSWLTPFCIIGINICLTSRLKLCSPYIASLFCVNWVIVALACFPAETMVNNIVAYITILIYVFHGVFIVWSYIYLIRKCFSSLENRAKFMQTCVPHLFSLITFLFTVLFDIMNIRYGSKKLPQSLKNFIAMEVLVIPPLMNPLIYGFKLTKIRNKFLGNMTFRNK, encoded by the coding sequence ATGATGGAAAATAGTTCTGTaataacaatgttttttctttcaggtTTAACTGAATCAAAGAACAACAGGTatattctcttctctctcagtttGTTATGTTACTGTGTCATTGTGCTGGTAAATATAACTCTTATTGTGACCATCATCTTGGATAAAAACCTCCATGAACCAATGTATATTCTGCTGTGTGCATTTTGCATGAATGGACTTTATGGATCAACAGGTTTCTTCCCCAAGTTTCTGTGGGATCTGCTCTCTCCTGTTCATGTCATGTCTTATTCCGGATGTTTTCTCCAGGCTTTAGTAATGTACTCATTTGCCTGCAGTGACCTCTCTTATCTTGCAGTAATGGCCTATGACAGATATGTGGCTATATGTCGACCACTGCAGTATCACTCTATCATGTCAAAGCAAAGAGTCATGAAGTTAGTGTGTTTCTCCTGGTTAACACCTTTCTGCATTATAGGCATAAATATTTGTCTAACATCAAGACTGAAGTTATGCAGCCCGTATATTGCCAGTCTCTTCTGTGTGAATTGGGTCATTGTTGCACTTGCTTGTTTCCCAGCTGAAACTATGGTTAACAACATTGTTGCTTATATCACAATACTCATTTATGTATTTCATGGTGTATTTATAGTTTGGTCGTACATATATCTCATTAGAAAATGTTTTAGCTCTCTAGAAAACAGGGCAAAGTTCATGCAAACATGTGTGCCACATTTATTCTCTCTGatcacttttcttttcacgGTACTTTTTGATATTATGAATATACGATATGGTTCAAAGAAATTGCCTCAATCACTTAAAAACTTTATTGCTATGGAGGTTCTCGTTATACCTCCGCTCATGAACCCTCTCATTTATGGTTTTAAGTTGACTAAAATTCGAAATAAATTTCTGGGAAATATGACttttagaaataaatga